The following proteins are co-located in the Spinactinospora alkalitolerans genome:
- a CDS encoding DUF1326 domain-containing protein, translating to MTTPTAQKWHLKGDWFDACKCEVPCPCSFARPPTYGDCDGVLLWHVREGDYGGTRLDGLNVAMLGSFTGNVWSGATDRYAAVFIDERADEKQREALQTIFGGEAGGWPAQFGAMFDPEMRGMEYAPIEASIADDLAAWSVRVPGRAEAVVEALTGPTAAEGARVQVHNLPGAEVGPGQGAATWGMATTDRADAFGFQWDRSGRSSKLIPFDWSGPDGS from the coding sequence ATGACTACTCCCACGGCCCAGAAATGGCACCTCAAGGGCGACTGGTTCGACGCGTGCAAATGCGAGGTCCCGTGCCCCTGCTCGTTCGCCCGGCCGCCGACCTACGGCGACTGCGACGGCGTCCTGCTGTGGCACGTCCGCGAGGGCGACTACGGCGGCACCCGGCTCGACGGCCTCAACGTCGCGATGCTCGGCTCGTTCACCGGCAACGTGTGGAGTGGTGCCACCGACCGCTACGCCGCCGTCTTCATCGACGAGCGCGCCGACGAGAAACAGCGCGAAGCGCTGCAGACCATCTTCGGCGGCGAGGCCGGCGGCTGGCCGGCGCAGTTCGGCGCGATGTTCGACCCCGAGATGAGGGGAATGGAGTACGCCCCGATCGAGGCCTCGATCGCCGACGACCTCGCCGCGTGGAGCGTGCGGGTGCCGGGCAGGGCCGAGGCCGTGGTCGAGGCGCTGACCGGCCCGACCGCCGCGGAGGGCGCGCGGGTGCAGGTGCACAACCTCCCCGGGGCCGAGGTGGGGCCGGGGCAGGGCGCCGCGACCTGGGGCATGGCCACCACCGACCGCGCCGACGCCTTCGGCTTCCAATGGGACCGCTCCGGCCGCTCCAGCAAGCTCATCCCGTTCGACTGGTCCGGGCCGGACGGGTCCTGA
- a CDS encoding DUF2182 domain-containing protein — translation MPPPRTWSRAELLLAGTLLALAAAAWLLTGGLAMPGMRMGILTGAHPMEPDPRSPLIAFGLFLLTWVVMMAAMMLPGIAPFMVGVSRLIRARARPGTLPALTVGYLLVWGAVGVLGYLVVRGFDAVAMGGDAIAVRAGAAVLLIAGAYQFTPLKRWCLVRCRSPLALVVRYADQAVRSRRGALLVGVGHGGYCLGCCWALMAVLLAAGVMSLAWMAGIAAVIVVEKVLPGGELFGRAFGALLAGMGALLLVAPGLVTAAA, via the coding sequence GTGCCCCCGCCGCGCACGTGGTCGAGGGCCGAGCTGCTCCTGGCCGGGACCCTGCTCGCGCTGGCGGCGGCCGCCTGGCTGCTCACCGGCGGCCTGGCCATGCCCGGCATGCGGATGGGGATCCTCACCGGGGCGCACCCGATGGAGCCGGATCCGCGGTCGCCGCTGATCGCCTTCGGCCTGTTCCTGCTCACCTGGGTCGTGATGATGGCGGCGATGATGCTGCCCGGCATCGCCCCGTTCATGGTGGGGGTCAGCCGGCTCATCAGGGCGCGCGCCAGACCCGGCACCCTGCCCGCGTTGACGGTCGGCTACCTGCTCGTGTGGGGTGCGGTCGGGGTACTCGGTTACCTCGTCGTGCGCGGATTCGACGCCGTCGCCATGGGAGGGGACGCGATCGCCGTGCGCGCGGGGGCCGCCGTGCTGCTCATCGCTGGCGCCTACCAGTTCACGCCGCTCAAGCGGTGGTGCCTGGTGCGCTGCCGGTCGCCGCTGGCGCTGGTCGTCAGGTACGCGGACCAGGCCGTCCGGAGCAGGAGAGGGGCGCTGCTGGTCGGCGTCGGCCACGGCGGCTACTGCCTCGGCTGCTGCTGGGCGCTGATGGCGGTCCTGCTGGCCGCGGGGGTGATGAGCCTGGCCTGGATGGCCGGCATCGCCGCGGTGATCGTGGTGGAGAAGGTCCTGCCCGGCGGTGAGCTGTTCGGCCGCGCGTTCGGCGCGCTGCTGGCCGGCATGGGCGCGCTCCTGCTGGTCGCGCCCGGACTGGTGACGGCGGCGGCGTAG